One Megasphaera elsdenii DSM 20460 genomic window carries:
- a CDS encoding glycosyltransferase family 4 protein: MLQYVVPFVIALVVSYALTPSVKKLAIKIGAVDRPNARKVHTHVIPRLGGLAIYIGFMAAVLFCVPLQHELVGMLLGCTAIVAVGIWDDICNIPAKVKLVGQILAACIPIAFGIQIEWLTNPFGDIIVLPELIAIPVTIFWIIGFTNTVNLIDGLDGLAAGVAFIASISMFLLAYNLNQFLPALVIVSMAGAALGFLQYNFNPAKIFMGDTGSMLLGYTLSVAAVLGLVKTAATVALVVPIIALGLPILDTTFAIIRRKMSGVPIFQPDKGHLHHRLLALGMTQKQAVLIMYFVSMILGIVALFVANVSYKTGIVTVLVVLAVIIYSAKRIGILRKSTTDSTHKQ; encoded by the coding sequence GTGCTCCAATATGTTGTACCCTTTGTAATCGCATTAGTCGTTTCCTATGCTTTGACGCCGAGCGTCAAGAAATTGGCCATCAAGATCGGCGCCGTGGACCGGCCCAATGCAAGAAAGGTACATACTCATGTCATCCCGCGGCTCGGCGGGCTGGCAATCTATATCGGCTTCATGGCAGCTGTCCTGTTCTGCGTGCCCTTGCAGCATGAACTGGTCGGGATGCTCCTGGGCTGCACGGCCATCGTCGCCGTCGGCATCTGGGACGATATCTGCAATATCCCGGCCAAGGTCAAGCTCGTCGGTCAGATCCTGGCCGCCTGCATACCCATCGCCTTTGGCATCCAGATCGAATGGCTGACCAATCCTTTTGGTGATATCATCGTCTTACCGGAGCTCATTGCGATTCCCGTGACGATTTTCTGGATTATCGGCTTCACCAATACGGTGAACCTCATCGACGGCCTCGACGGCCTGGCAGCCGGCGTCGCTTTCATCGCATCCATTTCGATGTTCCTCTTGGCTTATAACCTGAACCAGTTCCTGCCGGCCCTGGTCATCGTCTCCATGGCAGGGGCAGCCCTGGGCTTTTTGCAGTACAATTTCAACCCGGCCAAGATCTTCATGGGCGATACGGGCAGTATGCTCCTCGGCTATACCCTGTCCGTAGCGGCTGTATTAGGGCTGGTCAAGACGGCGGCTACCGTAGCCCTCGTCGTGCCCATCATCGCCCTGGGCCTGCCGATCCTCGATACGACCTTTGCTATCATCCGCCGCAAGATGAGCGGTGTCCCCATTTTCCAGCCTGACAAGGGCCATCTGCATCATCGCCTGCTGGCCCTGGGCATGACACAAAAGCAAGCTGTATTAATAATGTATTTTGTCAGCATGATTCTCGGCATCGTAGCCCTCTTTGTAGCCAACGTGAGCTATAAGACGGGTATCGTGACTGTCCTGGTCGTTCTTGCCGTCATCATCTATTCGGCAAAACGCATTGGCATATTGCGCAAATCAACGACCGATTCTACCCACAAGCAGTAG
- the wecB gene encoding non-hydrolyzing UDP-N-acetylglucosamine 2-epimerase produces MIKVMTVFGTRPEAIKMAPVVLELQKHADKIQTIVAVTAQHRQMLDQVLDLFQITPDYDLDIMSQGQTLYDITTKSLMGLKDVLAKEKPDLVLVHGDTTTTFAGALASYYQQVPVGHVEAGLRTGDIYSPFPEEMNRKLTGAIAAIHFAPTSTAKANLLKENVNPSHIYVTGNTVIDALMTTVAGDYDFGDDLKSVDFQNHRVILLTTHRRENLGEPMRHIYKALRRIIEEIPDTEIVFPVHRNPLVRKVVEEELAGVDRIHLIDPMEYEPFANLMSLSSLVLTDSGGIQEEAPSLGKPVLVLRNTTERPEAVEAGTVRLIGTDKDVVYAETKRLLTDQAAYDAMSNAVNPYGDGKASQRIVQAILHDFAGEEGLPDDFSRS; encoded by the coding sequence ATGATCAAGGTAATGACTGTATTCGGTACGCGGCCGGAAGCCATCAAGATGGCGCCTGTCGTACTGGAATTACAGAAACATGCCGATAAGATCCAGACTATCGTCGCCGTTACGGCCCAGCATCGTCAGATGCTCGATCAGGTTTTGGATCTCTTCCAGATTACGCCGGACTATGACTTGGATATCATGTCCCAGGGGCAGACGCTGTACGACATTACGACCAAGTCCCTTATGGGCCTGAAGGATGTCCTGGCCAAGGAAAAACCGGACCTGGTCCTGGTCCACGGCGATACGACGACGACCTTCGCCGGCGCCCTGGCTTCGTATTACCAGCAGGTCCCGGTAGGCCACGTCGAAGCCGGTCTGCGGACAGGGGACATCTATTCGCCGTTCCCGGAAGAAATGAACCGCAAGCTGACCGGTGCCATCGCGGCCATCCACTTTGCGCCGACGTCGACGGCCAAGGCCAACCTGCTCAAGGAAAACGTGAACCCTTCTCATATCTATGTGACGGGGAACACCGTCATCGACGCCTTGATGACGACCGTCGCCGGCGACTATGACTTCGGCGACGACTTGAAATCCGTCGACTTCCAGAACCACCGGGTCATCCTCTTGACGACGCACCGCCGGGAAAACCTGGGCGAACCGATGCGCCACATCTATAAGGCCCTGCGCCGCATCATCGAAGAGATCCCCGATACGGAAATCGTCTTTCCTGTTCACCGCAATCCGCTGGTCCGCAAGGTCGTCGAAGAAGAACTGGCCGGTGTCGACCGCATCCATCTCATCGACCCCATGGAATATGAACCTTTCGCCAACCTCATGAGCCTGAGCAGCCTCGTCCTCACAGACTCTGGCGGTATCCAGGAAGAAGCGCCGTCCCTTGGTAAGCCCGTCCTGGTCCTGCGCAATACGACGGAACGGCCGGAAGCCGTCGAAGCCGGTACGGTACGCCTCATTGGCACGGACAAAGACGTCGTCTATGCCGAAACGAAACGCCTCCTGACCGACCAGGCCGCCTACGATGCCATGAGCAACGCCGTCAATCCCTATGGCGACGGCAAGGCTTCGCAGCGCATCGTCCAGGCCATCCTCCACGATTTTGCCGGAGAAGAAGGCCTTCCCGACGATTTCAGCCGGTCTTGA
- a CDS encoding AtpZ/AtpI family protein, with protein sequence MRHHDDSHDDKLNHMKLWDIVVIAGSLGLSLFVCICVGVAMGRFIDVHAGTSPWGLILFSLIGAVSGFWTLYKKALSYQQDEDRHGRHQGK encoded by the coding sequence ATGAGACATCATGATGATTCTCACGATGACAAATTAAATCACATGAAGCTTTGGGATATTGTCGTCATTGCCGGTTCCCTGGGCTTGTCTCTCTTCGTCTGTATCTGTGTCGGCGTCGCCATGGGCCGCTTCATCGATGTCCATGCCGGGACGTCGCCGTGGGGACTGATCCTCTTTTCCCTCATCGGTGCCGTGTCCGGGTTCTGGACCTTGTATAAGAAAGCCTTATCCTATCAGCAGGATGAGGACCGCCATGGCCGGCATCAGGGCAAATGA
- the atpB gene encoding F0F1 ATP synthase subunit A, translating into MELHAGHHMVVQLLGLNVNLDTLMMTWLVAALVIIVTVAATRGRSLVPSGLQNAMEIVIEALLDQFKETLGPKYGQVVSVLLTMFLFILFANELGMLPNPHVLASPTNDLNTTVALALVSSFMVHFMALKNQGFKKHFKHFFKPFAPFVIINLMEEITKPLTLAFRLFGNILAGEILLEVLYFLVPVAVPMIWLLFSFVIGLIQAFIFTILTTSYLAPSFTEE; encoded by the coding sequence ATGGAATTACATGCAGGGCATCATATGGTCGTTCAGCTCCTGGGTCTGAATGTCAACCTGGATACGCTCATGATGACCTGGCTGGTCGCAGCTTTGGTCATCATCGTCACTGTCGCTGCGACAAGGGGCCGGTCCCTCGTCCCGTCAGGACTTCAGAACGCCATGGAAATCGTCATCGAAGCATTGCTCGACCAGTTCAAGGAAACCTTAGGGCCGAAATACGGTCAGGTCGTCTCGGTCTTGCTGACGATGTTCCTGTTCATCCTCTTCGCTAACGAATTGGGCATGCTGCCGAATCCGCATGTCCTGGCTTCGCCGACGAATGACTTGAATACGACTGTCGCCCTGGCACTGGTTTCTTCCTTTATGGTCCATTTCATGGCCTTGAAGAACCAGGGGTTCAAAAAGCATTTCAAGCACTTCTTCAAGCCCTTTGCGCCGTTTGTCATCATCAATCTGATGGAAGAAATCACCAAGCCCTTGACCTTGGCCTTCCGTCTCTTTGGCAACATCCTGGCCGGGGAAATCCTCTTGGAAGTCCTGTACTTCCTCGTGCCTGTCGCCGTCCCGATGATCTGGCTCCTGTTCAGCTTCGTCATCGGCCTCATCCAGGCATTCATCTTCACCATTCTGACTACATCGTATCTGGCACCGTCCTTTACGGAAGAATAA
- the atpE gene encoding F0F1 ATP synthase subunit C yields MEKALVLALSAFGACLGIGLAALGAAIGDGHAASKMLEGTARQPEMGGKLLVNMLISIGLIESMPIIAAVIAIVLVFANPFVSLL; encoded by the coding sequence ATGGAAAAAGCTCTCGTATTGGCATTATCTGCATTTGGTGCATGCTTAGGTATTGGTTTGGCAGCCCTCGGCGCTGCTATCGGTGACGGCCACGCTGCTTCGAAGATGCTCGAAGGTACAGCCCGTCAGCCGGAAATGGGCGGCAAGCTCCTCGTAAACATGCTTATCTCCATCGGCCTGATCGAATCCATGCCGATTATCGCAGCTGTCATCGCTATCGTATTGGTCTTCGCCAATCCGTTCGTCAGCCTGCTCTAA
- the atpF gene encoding F0F1 ATP synthase subunit B codes for MVSINGTLLFQFINFFVLVAILAKFAYKPLLKVLEDRRNKIASDLDNAAKARETAEKMKADYEAQIRDARAEAQAIVDKAVKQADKEAQAQLEAIRAQIAREKQIAQTEIANEREAAIREMRNEVVTLSMAVAEKLLQKNMDPDMNAKLVADCIDQLQTHRVKGN; via the coding sequence TTGGTTAGTATTAATGGTACCTTGCTGTTCCAGTTCATCAACTTCTTCGTATTAGTTGCCATTTTGGCAAAGTTCGCCTATAAACCGCTGCTCAAAGTCCTGGAAGACCGCCGCAACAAGATTGCGTCGGACCTCGACAACGCAGCCAAAGCCCGGGAAACGGCTGAAAAGATGAAAGCCGATTATGAAGCCCAGATCCGCGATGCCCGTGCAGAAGCCCAGGCCATTGTCGACAAAGCTGTCAAGCAGGCCGACAAGGAAGCCCAGGCCCAGCTGGAAGCCATCCGCGCCCAGATCGCCCGGGAAAAACAGATCGCCCAGACGGAAATCGCCAACGAACGGGAAGCGGCTATCCGGGAAATGCGTAATGAAGTAGTCACACTGTCTATGGCTGTGGCAGAAAAACTGCTCCAGAAAAACATGGATCCTGACATGAACGCAAAACTGGTAGCCGATTGTATCGACCAGCTCCAGACGCACCGCGTAAAGGGGAACTGA
- the atpH gene encoding ATP synthase F1 subunit delta, with protein MIPETIYSKYSQAMFDIASEQKKLTEFGTELKGVRDTFQENPDLWKFLNHPLVPPQSKKDTLAKIFKDSLSPIVLQFMYVMIDRRREAALLLAIDGFIDLARKAQHIEVAKIRVVKPLSKKEETKLVASLEAMTGQHIEPLYYVDPSLIGGMVIQIGDKLIDGSLRRQLRDMQHKLLQADVTNGVTDE; from the coding sequence ATGATACCCGAAACGATCTACAGCAAATACAGCCAGGCGATGTTCGACATCGCCAGCGAACAGAAGAAGCTTACTGAGTTCGGAACAGAACTGAAAGGCGTGCGGGACACGTTCCAGGAAAATCCCGATTTGTGGAAATTCCTGAATCATCCCCTCGTACCGCCGCAGTCTAAAAAAGACACACTTGCAAAGATTTTCAAAGACAGCCTGTCGCCGATCGTCCTGCAGTTCATGTACGTCATGATCGACCGGCGCCGCGAAGCGGCCCTGTTGCTTGCCATCGACGGGTTCATCGATTTGGCCCGCAAGGCCCAGCACATCGAAGTGGCCAAGATCCGCGTCGTCAAACCGCTGTCCAAGAAAGAAGAAACAAAATTAGTTGCCAGCCTGGAAGCCATGACGGGGCAGCACATCGAACCGCTGTACTACGTCGACCCGTCGCTCATCGGCGGCATGGTCATCCAGATCGGCGACAAATTAATAGACGGCAGCCTCCGGCGGCAGCTGCGCGATATGCAGCATAAACTGCTCCAGGCTGACGTGACGAATGGGGTGACGGACGAATAA
- the atpA gene encoding F0F1 ATP synthase subunit alpha, whose product MKMKPEEITAIIKKQIEDYNVEMNVDDVGTVLEVGDGIAHIYGLDKAMSGELLELPHGVYGMALNLEEDNVGAVLLGDDALIKEGDTVRRTGRVMRVPVGEAMIGRVVNPLGMPIDGKGEIKTKESRLIEVKAFGIADRQPVKVPLQTGLKAIDSMVPIGRGQRELIIGDRGTGKTAIAIDTILNQKDTGVICVYVAIGQKASTVARVVRTLEENGAMAYTIVVAATASDGAPLQYLAPYSGVSMAEYFMLQGKDCLCVYDDLSKHAQAYRAMSLLLRRPPGREAYPGDVFYLHSRLLERAAKLSDELGGGSITALPIIETLAGDLSAYIPTNVISITDGQIFLETEAFNSGIRPAINVGLSVSRVGGSAQIKAMKKIAGTLRLSLAQYRELAAFAQFGSDLDKSTKAQIDAGERTMQLLIQPQYHPMPVEDQVMQIYLAVKNYLMPVQVEEVSQFADGFIKFMHSNYPEVGESIKSTKELGKDAEATLQKAIAEYTKQYGASHELIKEEE is encoded by the coding sequence ATGAAAATGAAGCCAGAAGAAATAACGGCTATAATCAAGAAACAAATCGAAGATTATAATGTGGAAATGAACGTCGACGATGTCGGCACCGTTCTGGAAGTCGGGGACGGCATTGCCCACATTTACGGTTTGGACAAAGCCATGTCCGGGGAACTGCTGGAACTGCCGCACGGCGTTTACGGCATGGCCCTGAACCTGGAAGAAGACAACGTCGGCGCCGTATTGCTCGGCGATGACGCCCTCATCAAGGAAGGCGACACGGTCCGCCGTACAGGCCGCGTCATGCGTGTCCCTGTTGGTGAAGCCATGATCGGCCGCGTTGTCAACCCCTTGGGTATGCCTATCGACGGCAAAGGGGAAATCAAGACCAAAGAATCGCGCCTGATTGAAGTCAAGGCCTTCGGCATCGCTGACCGCCAGCCGGTCAAGGTACCGCTCCAGACAGGCCTCAAGGCTATCGACTCCATGGTCCCTATCGGCCGTGGCCAGCGTGAACTCATCATCGGTGACCGTGGTACCGGCAAGACGGCCATCGCCATCGATACGATTCTGAACCAGAAGGATACGGGCGTCATCTGCGTCTACGTCGCTATCGGCCAGAAAGCTTCGACCGTAGCCCGTGTCGTCCGCACGTTGGAAGAAAACGGCGCCATGGCCTATACCATCGTCGTCGCCGCTACGGCTTCCGACGGCGCACCGCTCCAGTACCTGGCTCCGTATTCCGGCGTTTCCATGGCCGAATACTTCATGCTCCAGGGCAAGGACTGCCTCTGCGTCTACGATGACTTGTCCAAACACGCTCAGGCTTACCGTGCCATGAGTCTGCTCCTCCGTCGTCCGCCAGGACGTGAAGCTTATCCGGGCGACGTATTCTACTTACATTCCCGTCTCCTCGAACGAGCTGCTAAATTGTCGGATGAACTCGGCGGCGGTTCGATTACGGCCTTGCCGATCATCGAAACCCTGGCCGGTGACTTGTCGGCTTATATCCCGACCAACGTCATTTCCATCACAGACGGCCAGATCTTCTTGGAAACAGAAGCCTTCAACTCCGGGATCCGCCCGGCTATCAACGTCGGCCTCTCCGTATCCCGTGTCGGCGGGTCTGCCCAGATCAAGGCCATGAAGAAGATTGCCGGTACGCTCCGCCTGAGCCTGGCTCAGTACCGTGAACTGGCTGCTTTCGCTCAGTTCGGTTCCGACTTGGATAAGAGCACGAAAGCCCAGATCGACGCCGGTGAACGGACGATGCAGCTCCTCATTCAGCCGCAGTACCATCCCATGCCTGTCGAAGACCAGGTCATGCAGATTTATTTGGCCGTCAAGAACTACCTCATGCCCGTCCAGGTTGAGGAAGTCTCGCAGTTTGCAGACGGTTTCATTAAATTCATGCACAGCAACTATCCCGAAGTCGGCGAAAGCATCAAGTCGACGAAGGAACTCGGCAAAGATGCAGAAGCAACGCTTCAGAAAGCCATCGCTGAATACACTAAGCAGTACGGCGCTTCTCACGAACTGATCAAAGAGGAGGAATAA
- the atpG gene encoding ATP synthase F1 subunit gamma, with amino-acid sequence MPSAREINRRIKSVTNTQQITKAMKMVSSVRLRRAQDRALATAPYTEKMEGMLQRLSAASPDAGNPLFTPHDEVKKTCYIVIGSDKGLAGAFNSNVNKAMVSVLKDKPRDASMLLVAGRKPIEYLKHLHLVPEKKWSGFSDKPQFSHAQQIAHLATQKFLAGEVDEVYVIYTHFKSALSQDTKIVKMLPISQQEGQQESGPREEYLFAPDAKLVLDALLPQYLDLFIYNSLLQSAASELGARMTAMTSATDNAGELIDKLTVTYNKVRQAGITNELTEIVSGANALQ; translated from the coding sequence ATGCCGAGTGCACGCGAAATAAACAGACGTATTAAATCCGTCACCAATACCCAGCAGATCACTAAGGCCATGAAGATGGTTTCTTCCGTGCGACTGCGCCGTGCACAGGATCGGGCACTGGCTACCGCCCCGTATACCGAAAAGATGGAAGGCATGCTGCAGCGTCTGTCTGCGGCTTCGCCTGACGCTGGCAATCCCTTGTTCACGCCGCATGACGAAGTCAAGAAGACTTGCTACATCGTCATCGGTTCCGACAAAGGCCTGGCTGGCGCCTTCAATTCCAATGTCAACAAGGCCATGGTCTCGGTCCTCAAGGACAAGCCCCGCGACGCATCGATGCTTCTCGTCGCCGGCCGCAAGCCCATTGAGTACCTCAAGCACTTGCACCTGGTGCCGGAAAAGAAGTGGTCCGGTTTTTCGGATAAGCCCCAGTTCAGCCACGCCCAGCAGATTGCCCACTTGGCGACGCAGAAATTCCTGGCTGGCGAAGTCGATGAAGTCTACGTCATTTATACGCACTTCAAATCGGCCTTGTCCCAGGACACGAAAATCGTCAAGATGCTGCCCATTTCCCAGCAGGAAGGCCAGCAAGAATCCGGCCCGCGGGAAGAATATCTCTTCGCGCCAGATGCCAAGCTCGTCCTCGATGCCCTGCTGCCGCAGTATCTGGATCTGTTCATTTACAACAGCCTCCTTCAGTCCGCTGCCAGTGAACTCGGTGCCCGCATGACGGCCATGACGTCGGCTACGGACAACGCAGGCGAACTGATCGATAAACTGACTGTTACGTACAATAAAGTCCGTCAGGCTGGTATCACCAACGAATTGACGGAAATTGTCAGCGGCGCCAACGCATTGCAGTAA
- the atpD gene encoding F0F1 ATP synthase subunit beta encodes MSNNIGKVVQVIGPVVDVRFASEADLPAIYNAIHITGGEGDQKIDLVVEVMQHLGDDVVRCVAMDSTDGLVRGMAAENTGGPIKVPVGKGVLGRIFNVLGQTVDKVDAKVEADDYWPIHRPVPKFQDQATETEIFETGIKVVDLICPYAKGGKIGLFGGAGVGKTVLIMELIHNVATGHGGYSVFTGVGERTREGNDLWNEMKESGVIDKTALVYGQMNEPPGARMRVGLTGLTMAEYFRDKEHKDVLLFIDNIFRFIQAGSEVSALLGRIPSAVGYQPTLGTDVGALQERITSTKDGSITSVQAVYVPADDLTDPAPAATFAHLDATTVLAREIAELGIYPAVDPLDSTSRILDPHVIGDDHYNTARAVQEILQKYKDLQDIIAILGIDELSEEDKLTVARARKVQRFLSQPFAVAEQFTGQKGRYVPLKETIEGFKEILSGKCDDMPEQAFYMVGNIEEAYEKAKTLKGE; translated from the coding sequence ATGAGTAATAATATTGGGAAAGTCGTCCAGGTCATCGGCCCGGTCGTCGACGTGCGGTTTGCCTCGGAAGCAGACTTGCCCGCCATTTACAACGCCATCCATATCACCGGTGGCGAAGGCGACCAGAAGATCGACCTGGTTGTAGAAGTCATGCAGCACTTGGGCGACGACGTCGTCCGCTGCGTTGCCATGGACTCGACGGACGGCCTCGTCCGCGGCATGGCTGCTGAAAATACGGGCGGTCCTATCAAGGTCCCCGTCGGTAAAGGGGTCCTGGGCCGTATCTTCAACGTCCTCGGCCAGACTGTCGATAAAGTCGACGCCAAAGTCGAAGCCGATGATTACTGGCCAATCCATCGTCCGGTCCCGAAATTCCAGGACCAGGCGACGGAAACGGAAATCTTTGAAACGGGGATCAAAGTCGTCGACCTCATCTGCCCCTATGCCAAAGGCGGCAAGATCGGCCTCTTCGGTGGTGCCGGTGTCGGCAAGACCGTCCTCATCATGGAACTCATCCATAACGTAGCTACCGGCCACGGCGGCTATTCCGTCTTCACCGGCGTCGGTGAACGTACCCGTGAAGGCAATGACCTTTGGAACGAAATGAAGGAATCCGGCGTCATCGACAAGACGGCACTCGTCTATGGCCAGATGAACGAACCGCCTGGAGCCCGTATGCGCGTCGGCCTGACCGGTCTGACCATGGCAGAATACTTCCGCGACAAAGAACACAAGGATGTCTTGCTGTTCATCGATAACATCTTCCGTTTCATCCAGGCTGGCTCCGAAGTTTCGGCTCTGCTCGGCCGTATCCCGTCGGCCGTTGGTTACCAGCCGACCCTGGGCACCGACGTCGGCGCCCTGCAGGAACGCATCACGTCGACCAAAGACGGCTCCATTACGTCCGTCCAGGCCGTCTACGTCCCTGCCGACGACTTGACGGACCCGGCTCCGGCCGCTACCTTCGCTCATTTGGATGCTACGACCGTCCTGGCCCGTGAAATCGCTGAATTGGGCATTTACCCGGCCGTCGATCCTCTCGATTCGACGTCGCGTATCCTCGACCCCCATGTCATCGGCGACGACCATTACAACACGGCCCGTGCCGTCCAGGAAATCCTTCAGAAGTATAAAGACCTGCAGGATATCATCGCCATCCTGGGTATCGACGAACTGTCCGAAGAAGATAAGCTGACCGTTGCCCGTGCCCGTAAGGTACAGCGTTTCCTCAGCCAGCCTTTCGCCGTCGCTGAACAGTTCACCGGTCAGAAAGGCCGTTATGTACCGCTGAAAGAAACTATCGAAGGCTTCAAGGAAATCTTGTCCGGTAAATGCGATGACATGCCGGAACAGGCCTTCTACATGGTCGGCAATATCGAAGAAGCATACGAAAAGGCTAAGACACTGAAAGGGGAATAG
- a CDS encoding F0F1 ATP synthase subunit epsilon, which translates to MAEAGKTLHLEVITPDAAVLHEDVDFVLVRALDGDLGIMPNHAPLIASLSIWPLCYDKGGKRQYVTVASGFLEVHDNTVTVITPASEKPEDIDVDRAKSAEKRAEDRLAAHAADIDTARAEAALQRALRRLDVAEKYGKQ; encoded by the coding sequence ATGGCAGAAGCAGGAAAGACACTCCATCTGGAAGTCATTACACCCGATGCTGCCGTACTCCATGAAGACGTGGATTTCGTCCTCGTCCGCGCCCTGGACGGTGACCTGGGCATCATGCCCAACCATGCGCCGCTCATCGCGTCCCTGTCGATCTGGCCCTTGTGCTATGACAAAGGCGGAAAGCGCCAGTACGTCACCGTAGCGTCGGGATTCCTGGAAGTCCATGACAATACGGTCACGGTCATCACGCCGGCTTCGGAAAAACCGGAGGACATCGACGTAGACCGTGCCAAATCGGCGGAAAAACGCGCCGAAGACCGCCTGGCTGCACACGCTGCCGACATCGACACGGCCCGCGCCGAAGCGGCCCTGCAAAGAGCCCTGCGCCGCCTGGATGTCGCCGAAAAATACGGCAAGCAATAA
- the glyQ gene encoding glycine--tRNA ligase subunit alpha, with product MNFQDMIFALKSFWSSQGCIIYEPYDVEKGAGTMNPATFLRTLGPEPWHVAYVEPSRRPADGRYGDNPNRLYQHHQFQVICKPSPDNIQELYLKSLETLGINPAEHDIRFVEDNWESPTLGAWGLGWEVWLDGMEVTQFTYFQQVGGIDVAPVSSEITYGMERLAMYIQGVENVYDLKWNEDVTYGDIFHQNEVEQSTYAFELSNADLLFHLFDEYEKEAMRVIKAGFVLPAYDYVLKCSHTFNLLDARGAISVSERAAFIGRVRNMARACAKAYLEQREKLGFPMLNKEEK from the coding sequence ATGAATTTTCAAGACATGATATTTGCATTGAAGAGCTTTTGGTCTTCTCAGGGCTGTATCATCTATGAACCGTATGATGTAGAAAAAGGGGCAGGGACCATGAACCCGGCTACGTTCCTGCGCACGCTCGGACCGGAACCGTGGCATGTCGCTTACGTCGAACCGTCGCGCCGCCCGGCTGACGGCCGTTATGGTGACAACCCGAACCGCCTGTACCAGCATCATCAGTTCCAGGTCATTTGCAAACCGTCGCCGGACAACATCCAGGAACTCTATTTGAAGAGTTTGGAAACACTGGGCATCAACCCGGCCGAACACGACATCCGCTTCGTCGAAGATAACTGGGAATCGCCGACCCTCGGCGCCTGGGGCCTGGGCTGGGAAGTCTGGCTCGACGGCATGGAAGTCACGCAGTTCACCTATTTCCAGCAGGTCGGCGGCATCGACGTCGCTCCGGTCTCGTCGGAAATCACATACGGCATGGAACGCCTGGCTATGTACATCCAGGGCGTCGAAAATGTCTATGACCTCAAATGGAATGAAGACGTCACCTACGGCGATATCTTCCATCAGAACGAAGTCGAACAGTCGACGTATGCTTTTGAATTGAGCAATGCCGACCTCTTGTTCCACCTCTTCGATGAATACGAAAAAGAAGCGATGCGGGTCATCAAAGCCGGCTTCGTCCTTCCGGCTTATGACTACGTATTGAAATGCTCGCACACGTTCAACCTCCTCGACGCCCGCGGCGCCATCAGCGTCAGCGAACGAGCTGCTTTCATCGGCCGCGTCCGCAACATGGCCCGGGCCTGCGCCAAAGCGTACTTGGAACAGCGTGAAAAATTAGGCTTCCCGATGCTTAACAAGGAGGAAAAATAA